tgaataattttcaacaaacgactccacaataaaaaaatttcaaataattatataaaaagttccatttgtatggaaattgatcaacatgttctgaaacaccccccgaaatttttttctgggtacgcgcctggggCCTAGTGTTAGCTTGAATGAGTCTACCTACACTGGTTTACTTTAGGCATAGGCCAGAAATTGCAGTAATTTAGGGCAAATGGTGCTTGAAAGGCAAATGATTCTATTTCAATGAGTAAATATATGTGCATTCAGAACTTTCTGATATCGAATTCAGAGGAGATGACGATCaaatgtgaattttatattttattttgtaaACAGCAAGTTAGCGAATAATATTCCAATTCAGCATTTCAAAATCTAACCTTATAGTTTCTAGTGGCGTTTTCGTTTGAAGTAAAACCCAACCCAGTTTCGACCTCAATTGCTTTAAAATGTATGCAGTTGGGTTGGAATTGGGTTAGATTTGGCTTCAAGCGAAATCGACATAAGATGGTCGAAGTCCAGAAGTATTGTCAATGCTGGTTTCAATTACCCCAAAATAAATTTAACACATGTCTCATATTTCAAGAAACGAGTCTCGAAAATGTTTTGGTAATTACTTTCAACATCGAGACAGTAAGCAATAGAACGCTCTTTGGGGTAGATTTGTAACCCAGCGAAATGTAGGTAGAAAGGGAATTTTGACATAATTCAGAGActtttttcatcagaaaataaaaaatcaaatgttATTATTTAATCTTCCTGCAAAAGGTTTTGGAATAGAACTGTACCgtatatttgtaaatatattGAAATTCAATAGAGATTTCAATTCTGGAGAACAAATGTAAACGAAAGCGTTCATTGAAAGTATTGAAAAAGTTACGAGAGTATGCTAAACTTAAATCAAGTAAGAAATTATTAGTGATAAAAGTTCAAACTGAAGTTTATAGTGAAGAGTATTATAAAAAGCCCTTCGATAGAATATATAGTGGTATTTCAATATGTGTATACTTCGAGAATATAGGTGTTAAGGCGCACCTAGGATGATTAGCACCCGGGGCAAAATGTTCTCCGCCCCAATTGGAAATCGAATTGTTTTAGCGAGCAAACAAACGGTCCGGAAGTCAAGAGAAACGAAAAGCAATCAGGCAAAGCGTGGTATTATACAGCGTTCAGCAATATGTAAACCTACTCTGCCAGAGAGCGTGCAAACTCTAGTAAATCATACTAACACAATTtcgatgcgcaaaaattttctctACGTTCAATTATCGCTTCTTCagacactaattttttttacagaattgtatgcaaaaattaattttctactcgatgcaatttttgaaatgtgaaaaaaataattttcaaaccatCAGTTTTTGACGGAATATTGGTTTTTCAAACATTCTTAGATATTTGTGAATGTAAACGGCAATATCGTGAAATTTTATAAATTACCTCGCTTTGCCTCCTATATTGGACAGAGTTTGTAAAATTATTGGGTCGTTTTTGTTTCCTTTCGTTTTACATTCAAAATTTTACGGCAAGGTTATTCTGGATTggccattttttaaaaatctgcgtAATGTGGActtatagcggaatgaaaccagtgttaGTAGATTTGCTATAAAGGTTAATTCATTGATGTTTAACACGCACTTTTTACTAACATTCGAAACCGAAACAGtgtttttgaaatataaatatcaataatatagtcACGGATACCGAAAATATAATTGTTggaggttggtaaacgactggacaatgcgcaattcaggacccaatgtggttcatagcctcttgtccagtaactcctatccctacctccccgcggtgccggctggggtgcgagtaaccataggaaagatcgggtaaccaaccccggtgggaccttggtcgtatgctgaaagggaaggggggagggtcttgctttttctttacagagagcaagcctacccgagcgtctgttccccatgttggggcggctcgaaacagcgtctgttctccatgttaggagcggctgattaccgtccttgtgtgagactctaaacagtgctgacacgatggccctccggcgagacaggaggttggtacaggcctaacaagccgcccggaaaacacttgttacgaataatcaggatataagtacgactcggaataatcggcaaagacctacgcgacgaaatagggactacgattggaagcttggcacatggaactgcaaattgcTTGGCTTCCcaagatacgaccgaatgctgtatGATGATTCTTCTtctaatccgcggcttcgatgtcgtagcactgcaggaactttgttggacgggacagaaggtgtggaaaagtgggcatcgagcggctaccttctaccatagctgtggcacaaccaacgtccTTGGAACggaatttgtagtgttgggcaagatgagccagcgcgtgattgggtggcagccaatcagtgatagaatgtgcgtattgaagatcaagggccgtttcttcaattacagcatcatcaacgtgcactgcccacttGAGACCAgatccgatgacgagaaggaagcattttacgcgcagctggaacgaacctacgacagctgtccacggcgggatgtaaaacttgtcatcggcgacatgaatgctcaggtaggccgggaggcaatgtacaggcctgtgatcgggctggagagcctgcacgaggtaacaaacgacaacggccaacgatgcgtgaactttgcagcctcccgaggaatggtagttcgaagcaccttcttcccccgcaaagatattcacaaagccacctggagatcacccgatcaacatacggaaaatcaaaccgaccacgttctcatcgacgggcgattcttctccgacgtcatcaatgtccgcacctaccgcagtcccaacattgattctgaccactaccttgttgcagtttgtatgcgctcaaaactatcgacggtgcacaacactcgtcgcacaggaacgccgggattcaatctcgagcagctacgtagcgttcgtactgcagaggaaaaagcgcaacaactggagcaagtgataccaacggaagagcagcttggcgcggcgactcttgaagacggctggaggaatataagatccgccgtgagtagcactacttcaaccgtactaggtacgaggttatcgaatcgaggaaatgactggtttgacggcgaatgtcagcagttggtcgaagagaagaatgaagctgaggaacaacaaagccgcgggcaatgaccagttaccaggcgagctgctcaaacatggaggagaggcactggctagagcgctgcactggatgatttctaagatttgggaggaggagattctaccgcaggaatcgatggatggagtggtatttcccgtctacaaaaagggcgataagctagattgttgcaattaccgcgcaatcacattgctcaacgccgcctacaaggtactctcccaaatcctttgccgtcgtctatcaccaatagctaaggaattcgtagggccgtaccaagcgggatttactggagccagcGCCACTACGGATCGCATATTcgtgataagacaagtactccagaagtgtcgtgaatacaacgtacccacgcatcacctatccattgacttcaaagcggcatacgacacaatcgatcgaaaacagctatggcagatcatacacgaatacggtttcccggataaactgacgcgattggtcaaagcaacgatggatagagtgatgtgctacgtccgagtatctgggacgctctcgagtcccttcgaatctcgaagAGGGCTACGGAAAGGTCATGGACTCTCTtgaatcttgttcaatattgtcttggaaggtgtgattcgaagagcgaggatcgacacgagtggcacgatcttccgaaagtccgtacaactttttggcttcgctgacgatattgatattgtaacacataaccttgagaagatgacggaaacctacatcggactgaaagctgaaactaggcgtatcggactggccataaatgcgtcgaaaacaaaatgaatgagaggaagaggctctagagaagaaacactacgcctcccaccacgaatattgatagacggtaacgatatcgaggtgattaacgagtttgtgtatttgggctcactggtgtccgccgacaatgacaccagcaaaGAAATACAGAgatgtattttggcagggaatcgtgcgtattttggactcagaaaatcgagaaaagtacgccttgcaacagctgctaggagaaccacctatcgtacggacagctaaaatcggacgtctacaatgggttgggcatgtcataagaatgtcggacgacagcccagtgaaaatggttcttcaatctaatccgactggtataagaagaagatgagcgcagcgagcaaggtggatcgatcaagtggagggtgatctccgaAGCGTCCATGCCATgagtggcgacgagcagccatgaaccgagttatgtggagacctatagctgttaggtaaggtaagataatttaaagaagaaaaataaatcTTTTTCTATAACATCATGAGAAAACttgcttgcgatacgaaattagATGAAAACAGGGCGCGATCAAGTAAATTAAGCgttaattttcatctcatattttcagatttttattgtTTAACGAATAATTTTAGAAGTTTTCAACAGTTGTTTCAGCAAGTGAAAAGtcaatattactattactaATTGTGAAATTATCGAACATTGAAtagttttgaaaatcgattagtGAATATTCAGAAACGAACTGCAAAACTTTAGATGAAAACGTTTCCAATTTGAAACCAAAATGGGAAATTGTGACAAAAACTTAAATAAACATTTGACAGTTTGGTTAAGGTACGTTGAAAcatatgttcaaagttatgagatgaaGGAATGCGATCGAAAGGATCCAAAATGGAACTTACATCGATTCTTCAGTGACATCTCGAGATCACAACGGCGACAGGTTTGAGCAGTTAGGAAATAATCCAAAGAAGTTCTTGCTTCGTTTCGTTTCAGTCTACGAAATATGAATTCATTGGTTCACAGCAGAGATCAAGGAACACCCTTGAACTTTTGCCGACTTCGTAGAAAGCGAATCGCACGATCATTGCCACCATGGAACCCTGTTTTGTATATCACGCGAAAAAGTATTTTTGGACGTGATAAAAGGAtgctttttcaaggttttcgtttttcttttgcATGCTAAGCATTTATTGAGTGACTCTCATAAAAATTCCACAAGTAGTTTTAGTGCTTGGAGCATAATATcttctatctcatttcaaacGTTATTACACGGAGCTCCTGCTTAAGAAGATACACCAGCTCATCGATGGAAACAAGTCTTCCTTTTCAAATTGTGATCGGAAACCAATAATTTTCTATATCATTTCCATGATGAGCTCATTTATAAGATCGTTAAAATTCTTTTATATCATTTACGCAGCAAATGCTTATTAAAACTAAAAGAAAACCCCCGTACTggtgattttgttttgtttttagatGCTAATGAAATTTCAAGAGGCTATATTAGAAGAAACTGATATGCGCAGCGATTTTCATCTGGAGCAGGAATGTTTCGTGAATGATGATGTTTTCATTTTCTCTTCCAATGTTTTGTGCTATTTGGTACTAAATTTCATAATGGAATTTCAATTAGATGAGGAGATTTTAAGAGAAGCTTTTCTAAACTGCCCTGCAATCATTTAATGCTAGTTAAATTAATATGTTTTTCCAACGCATATCTACATAGCGCATAAAGCTTGAATACTGGGTGATTATATGTATCGACAACACTGTGTCGTTTGACCAAAATATTCGATGAACTTCCTTTAAAGTAATCTTAAGTATAAATGAAACACGGCAATGAGCAGAATGGTTAATAAGATTCACAAGTGCTAAGAATGGTGCTACATATACAAACTGGATTGATGTATTCAATTCTAGTTCCTTTTATTGAGTGGTTTCATTGATTTTAGTTTGAAATGGTTTACCTTCAGCTTCAATTTCGAGGAAATCTTTCTGACAAGATTACTGCAGTGAAAAATCTTTTGCGATGCTATAGGCTACGTCATGTTACAGGGTTGAAGTGAACTCATCACGCTGATATGCATGTCACATTTCATGTAACGAATGCTCGTCCTAACTAACATCCCTGATGCAGTGATCGACTATATGCCAGAAACCCTTTGATTCCTCATaagcagtgttgggaaaatcatgatctgaaaaagttcattttcagattcagattttctgaaaaaaaactcagtgactgaaaaactcacttcagatattttcattcatgaaacaagcatccacaaaactttGTCCCTCGAAGCTCACAAGTGATTGTTAGTgccagcgaaacttgatgacgaattttcacccacagaaatatcgctaaagaaaTTATCGATAtggagaagagtctccgatgatattttgATGCAGTATTTCCATTACGCTTCAGTTacacaccgaagtgattcgtgaaagatttaattgtaatattttcatcaataaaaatatctctactgaataaattcgcaactgaaccgcaactgagaaataataactGCGCTATTCTCGATGCATGTAGGTTGGACAATATGAACAAtattatagcgacgaaaggctACTTCAATTTCAGCTGGCTAATTCCACTGTACTATTCAGATAAAAAGCTATTAAGCATGAATttaatagaagtaacaggagcacatcATTCGCGACTTAGAAGGAACGGTGCTGCTACCTATGAAAGTTTAATCTGTGTGTGAAGTGGATGTAAACAAAAGAAGACTTTTTTTcgctaaaataaaattaattaattctcTGGTTTTTTATGTGATGTTGTGCGTGTTGAGGTGGTAAAAATTGAAACGCCTTGTGCTTTACCTTTTTCACTTGATTTGTGGTGTGTCGTAACAGGAATTCTGATAATAAGAAGCAAAATAAAACTTCTCTCCCGGCGCTAGCAATCCGCATAGGTAAgggaatatttaattttttatgataaaacaatttttcttggaaatttcatTATGAAATACCAATTCATTATATAACAGAACAATGTAATCGAGATTTTTTTGCAATTGTTCTTCTCTGAATTCTGCAGATCATGGATGTGAAAAGTTGTTCGGATGGGGTCGCAAACAGATTTTCTGATATTGTTGATGAGAACAACAATACAAAAAAGTCGATGAGCCGAACGATGTGTTATGTTCCAGATTGCAAAAATAGATATCGACCAGATATATCGTTCCATTCCTTCCCTAAAAAGTCAGACAAAAAACGATACATGACATGGTTGCAACGACTCAGAATCAAAATCGAGCCAACGAAAACTGCTCGTGTATGTAGTTCACATTTCTCTGCAATAAATTTCTTTCCCCCAAGTAAGTATTAAATACGTTTAAGTTCAAATTCAGACAAATGCAACTAGGTTTCTGTTCTCAGGCATGAACCGTACCACACAGAGATTAATTCTCAGGCCTTCTGCAATCCCCGACACAAATTTGCCTTGTGTTCCTACTACGGAACTAAAACAAAAACTGATTGATTGTCGCTCAATCCGTGCCTCAAATCGGCAGAATCCTGAAAAACGAAAAAAGGCAAGAACTATGTCACCTGAAGTAAATTCTGGCAAAGAATTCAATGAAGTAGCACGCGTTATGGTTGAAAAGCACATTCAAGTTGATAGCATTGATTTGAAAAACCTTCATCTGAAACGAACTCTTGCGATTTCCTTTGAGAACGATGACGAATTGCTAGCTTGGACGGGGCTGAAATCGCGTATCATGTTGGATTCCATTGTCAAAGCTATTATGCTTTTGAAACAATACCGCGACAAACCTCATTCATCAGTTAGCTTAGAAGAAGAAGTACTGattgtttttatcaaactaaAAACTAATCTAACATTTCGGTGTATATCGGGTATATTTCGTTTGCACTCTCAAACGATTTCGTCTTGTTTCCATAGAACTTTACCATACCTGAGTGCTGCTCTCAAACCGCTTATATACTGGCCTTCTGAGAAGCAAATTGCTAACAATACACCCTATTACTTTAGGCCTGATTTTGAAGACGTTGTTGCTGTGCTGGACTGCACTGAAATTTCAATAATGAAACCCAAGTGTTTGCATTGCAGAATAAATACATATTCGCACTATAAATCACGTGAGACGGCAAAATATTTGGTGGGTGTGTCACCTGGTGGAAGCATAATTTATATTAGTGCAGGATATGGAGGTAAAACATCTGACAAACAAATTGTTTTAGAGGAGAAGGTTTTAGATCGGTTCAAGCCAGGTCAAGCAGTGATGACGGACAAGGGTTTCATGATTGGAAAAGAGTGCGAACAAAAAGGCATTAAACTTGTCAGACCCCCATTTTTACATGCCCCAGCGAAGCAGTTAAGCAGAATGGATGCAACTCTTAACATCTCCATTGCAGCAGCACGGGTACACGTTGAACGCGCTATTCAGCGAATAagaatattttcgttttttaatTCTAAGGTAGACTCAAGATTTGTTCCTGTATTAGATGAACTCATAATTATTGCTTGTGCAATTGTTAATTTATCGAATCCGATATTgtcaaataaaagattttagttcgttttgttttaataattcgTTTTAATTCTTCAGTGTGTAAAGGTtcttcaaataaacattaaagtacACCTCTTTCAAGCTATTTAGCATATTTACAACAAATTCTTCATCATAATTAATATTAATGATGTAACACTGTTCGTCAAATTCAGAATAAATAACAAAATCTGCTGAAGTGCATTCAAGAATGAACATATTTAGTTGTACCTGGGCATGGTACTGGTGATTTTTACGAAGTATCGAGGTGTTTTTAGTTATATACGgcaaattttcaattgtatCACGAATTCCTAAGGTTTTTCCTACAAATGGACATTTTATCTCAATTATTTTCCGTTCCTCAACAACCAAACCATCTGGAGAACATCCAATCCAAGGCACACGCggtggtatgactaatccacaccGTGAAACTTTTTTCCCCGTGGATTTCTCGTATGCAAGCATTGCTTTTGCTTCACATTTTTTACCGTGATCAATCGCAGGTGAGTTGAATTCTTTAGGAATAATAAGttttgtcagttttcgtttccagTCTTTCCCTTTACAAGTTTGTGATACATAGTACGTAAATAGTTGATAAGCGTTCGAGGCAGTGATCCGGAGACTTCGTTCTTCAATCCATTCTTTTGAATTTTGATGAAGAGTTCGTAGGCAAATTCCGATGCTCTCACGGGAAGATACACAAACTTTCAGTTCGTAAAATGTACACAAGTCAGCTTCTAGAGGTCCGATCAAATATTTATACTCTATGTATCGATTGGTTTCAAAAAGTTGGCTCAGATATGCTTTCAGTGTTGCTGAACTAATATCCTCATCATATGATACCAAAGAACATAATGAGTCCGTAGATTGTCTATGGTTATTTACCCCCATCAACAGTAGCTCTTCAGATATATCGGGTTTTTTACTTAATATTTTGGGCACGTTTGTATTTGTTGGTCTACCGTGTATCTCGTAGGAGAGAGAACATTCGGGAAAAGCTGAAAAATACAAAATCAAGTCAAAACTCAACAAACATTATTAGAAACATTAAAATACCTTTCACAAAGTGATTCAAAATCTGGGAATTTTCTGACTCATCAGTTTCAATACTGCGAAAATTGCTGTTcaagcgaatttttttttcaggggtTTCTTCAAAGTTAGATTCGTTTAGAGCAATATTAGTTAGTGCTGTATCACCTAACCATTGTTTACTGAAACACAGATCCTTTAATTTTGTTGCCTTGTATATATCTGAGGCAGTTTTTGCAGCGATTTTGCCCCACCTCTGTTTCAAATCTGTTACAGTGAGCAAAGGTATAACTGGATTTctataacaagaaaaaaatttgtgatTGATAATTTCACACGGATATTCAGTAAACAAACCTTAATAAATGATTCAGAACTGCCATCACATGTTTGCATTTTCCATTACCGGCTTTGCAAGTACATAAAAATGACCAAGTAGAGAACTCTTTGCCGGTGCGAATTTTTATTGTATGCGGCTCGGCACTTGGAGAGGATGACTGCAGACAAGTGGAAAATATGCCAAATCCATCATTGTGGACCTCATCTATTCCAACTATCAGAAGGTGCCCAGCCTTGAATACTCTTTCACCTTCGACTATCAAGCGGCTTCCTCCAGCAGCGTAGCTGAAAACATCCGACAAGTTCACACATACACTAAACGTATCACTTTTTGACGGCTCCTAATGATGAATCGaaaaatgaattattttcacatttaaagGAAACACTTATATGAAAAAATTACACCACGAGTAGAAAACATGTTATTCTAAAACAAtctcaataattttgaaacatagTGATAGATTTTCATTCATAAATGCTGTTCTGAAATTGTGTTTACTTTTCTTCAGATACCGATCACTGTTTTTAAGACGGAAAAATAGGCATCGCCCATAgcgattattttatattatttaacaTAATTAGTATTTTCGAAGATTTTAAAAAACACCAGGACTAACCATTTCAAACAGCAAAGCGAAAATCGATAAAAACGGTACGTTTAAAATTTAGCACTTTTTTACTTCTGCTTGTTTACTTCCACTTCACACACATAAGCTGTCAAACTCAACTTCGTAGTCGCGAATTGTCAACATGTTTCGTTATCACACAGTAGGCGCAGTGTTTAAGTGGCGTGTTTGAATTGGCATAGCTTTTGATCGTTGCCAGGAGGTATTAATGGTTGGGTTTGCCAGAGGGTattaatgaattatttttctcgaacaaaaaatgttttgaagtaaaattattaagttgcagaattatttatgtatttcaaataaagaaattatgTAATCGCTGTGAGAATTAACTTTTGAATAGAGGCTCGTAGGGCCGAGAGTCTTAtactgtttgtatcagttcacttAGTTCGCACAGTGACTTTGCGATTAgttcaataaattattcatgtttTCTGGACTTTAATTGATCGACAAGTAAACTCAATTCGactttatactgaattattTATCACTCCATACTGAAGTTTGAggacatttacataaaaattgtaaatgcATGAGTTTGGTAGCTATTTTGGTCGGTTTGGATTAAAACCTGGTAAAATATCATCTTTGGTCccacaaaatcgatttatttaagTGTGCTCGAAAAAACATTAGGCTTACTGTCCAAAACATGGAAAATATTCAGATATCGAAGACTATATCTTTCTGAAATCGTTATTAGCttttcaattttagtaaattatgtaattatccgaaatttaatttgtgctgatgatgatcgctagaattctaa
This genomic window from Malaya genurostris strain Urasoe2022 chromosome 1, Malgen_1.1, whole genome shotgun sequence contains:
- the LOC131425245 gene encoding uncharacterized protein LOC131425245 is translated as MSRTMCYVPDCKNRYRPDISFHSFPKKSDKKRYMTWLQRLRIKIEPTKTARVCSSHFSAINFFPPSMNRTTQRLILRPSAIPDTNLPCVPTTELKQKLIDCRSIRASNRQNPEKRKKARTMSPEVNSGKEFNEVARVMVEKHIQVDSIDLKNLHLKRTLAISFENDDELLAWTGLKSRIMLDSIVKAIMLLKQYRDKPHSSVSLEEEVLIVFIKLKTNLTFRCISGIFRLHSQTISSCFHRTLPYLSAALKPLIYWPSEKQIANNTPYYFRPDFEDVVAVLDCTEISIMKPKCLHCRINTYSHYKSRETAKYLVGVSPGGSIIYISAGYGGKTSDKQIVLEEKVLDRFKPGQAVMTDKGFMIGKECEQKGIKLVRPPFLHAPAKQLSRMDATLNISIAAARVHVERAIQRIRIFSFFNSKVDSRFVPVLDELIIIACAIVNLSNPILSNKRF